In a single window of the Novosphingobium sp. IK01 genome:
- a CDS encoding DUF2093 domain-containing protein has translation MLMSPTGRLARLQYLPGSFRQLSAGDHVVCAVSGVAIPLDALRYWSAELQEAYASPEIATRRLLGQPQA, from the coding sequence ATGTTGATGTCTCCCACCGGCCGTCTGGCCCGCTTGCAATATCTGCCCGGTTCGTTCCGCCAGCTTTCGGCTGGGGATCATGTCGTTTGCGCGGTGAGCGGCGTGGCCATCCCGCTCGATGCCTTGCGCTACTGGAGCGCGGAGCTTCAGGAGGCCTATGCTTCTCCCGAAATCGCCACGCGGCGCCTGCTGGGGCAGCCGCAGGCCTGA
- the xseA gene encoding exodeoxyribonuclease VII large subunit, whose product MAFPSAPFDDDDVLKNGLLAGERAGDNAPALSISEISALLKRTVEDRFGFVRVRGELSGVKRAASGHVYLSLKDENARLDGVMWRGNAGRLNFRVEDGIEVVATGKLTTYPGRSNYQIVIDRMEIAGEGALLALLEKTKARLEAEGLFAPARKRRLPFLPRVIGVITSPTGAVIRDILHRLSDRFPSHVVVWPVLVQGQGAAGQVAAALRGFSDLPSDGAVPRPDVVIVARGGGSIEDLWSFNEEEVVRAIAASTIPVISAVGHETDTTLADFAADLRAPTPTAAAELAVPVRAELAAQVHDLQARRGRAMARLMAQARERLDARAQRLPVPHALLNPQAQRLDDLSERLNRALVHRTELAAGLLARHGGALRPALLTQRLARERERLDAWRLRPEVLLQRIGHGRAQIEALDRLRRSLDPEAPLQRGYVLVTDGAGHVVKDRASAAEQPVLTLKFADGTLEVSTGEAPPSSASPARPRGRRAVDSQPKLL is encoded by the coding sequence ATGGCCTTCCCTTCCGCGCCTTTTGACGATGATGATGTTCTCAAGAACGGGCTCCTAGCGGGCGAACGGGCTGGCGACAACGCCCCGGCCCTGTCGATTTCCGAGATTTCTGCCCTGCTCAAGCGCACGGTCGAGGATCGCTTTGGCTTCGTGCGCGTGCGCGGCGAGCTTTCGGGCGTCAAGCGCGCGGCCTCGGGGCATGTGTACCTGAGCCTCAAGGACGAGAACGCCCGGCTCGACGGGGTGATGTGGCGCGGCAATGCCGGGCGGCTGAACTTTCGCGTCGAGGACGGGATCGAGGTTGTCGCGACCGGCAAGCTGACGACCTATCCGGGCCGCTCGAACTACCAGATCGTGATCGACAGGATGGAGATCGCGGGCGAGGGGGCGCTGCTCGCCCTGCTCGAAAAGACCAAGGCCCGGCTTGAGGCCGAAGGGCTGTTTGCCCCGGCGCGCAAGCGGCGCCTGCCGTTCCTGCCGCGCGTGATCGGGGTGATCACCTCGCCCACCGGGGCGGTGATCCGCGACATCCTCCATCGCCTGTCCGACCGTTTCCCCAGCCATGTCGTCGTCTGGCCGGTGCTGGTGCAGGGGCAGGGGGCCGCAGGGCAAGTCGCCGCCGCGCTGCGCGGGTTTTCCGATCTCCCCTCCGATGGAGCCGTACCGCGCCCCGATGTGGTCATCGTGGCGCGCGGGGGCGGCTCGATCGAGGACTTGTGGAGCTTCAACGAGGAAGAAGTCGTGCGCGCGATTGCCGCCTCGACGATCCCCGTGATCAGCGCGGTGGGCCACGAGACGGACACCACGCTGGCCGATTTCGCCGCCGACTTGCGCGCCCCAACGCCCACGGCGGCGGCTGAACTGGCCGTGCCGGTGCGCGCCGAACTGGCCGCGCAAGTCCACGATCTTCAGGCCCGGCGCGGGCGCGCCATGGCCCGGCTGATGGCGCAGGCGCGCGAGCGGCTCGACGCGCGGGCCCAGCGCCTGCCTGTCCCGCACGCCTTGCTCAATCCGCAGGCGCAGCGGCTCGACGATCTGTCCGAGCGGCTGAACCGCGCGCTGGTCCACCGGACGGAACTGGCCGCCGGCCTGCTCGCCCGCCATGGCGGCGCGCTGCGCCCCGCGCTGCTGACCCAGCGTCTGGCGCGCGAGCGCGAGCGGCTCGACGCGTGGCGGCTGCGCCCCGAAGTGCTGTTGCAGCGGATCGGGCATGGCCGCGCGCAGATCGAGGCGCTCGACCGCCTGCGCCGCTCGCTCGACCCGGAAGCCCCGCTCCAGCGCGGCTATGTGCTGGTGACCGACGGGGCGGGGCATGTCGTCAAGGATCGCGCCAGCGCGGCGGAACAGCCGGTGCTGACGCTGAAATTCGCCGATGGCACGCTGGAGGTCAGCACCGGAGAGGCACCTCCTTCGTCGGCTTCTCCCGCACGCCCGCGCGGGCGCCGCGCCGTGGACAGCCAGCCCAAGCTGCTCTGA
- a CDS encoding quinone-dependent dihydroorotate dehydrogenase, whose product MLYRLARPLLFSLPAETAHTLSVRALECAPQGRRAAPRPSLVQRVAGIAFPNPVGLAPGYDKNGQVPDALFGLDFGFVEIGTVTPKPQAGNPRPRLFRLVEDEAVINRMGFNNDGAEVVSRRLTQRLGRPGIVGANIGANKDSVDRVADYAEMTRIMAPLATYLTVNISSPNTPGLRALQDEGALGALLDAVLAARGTHKTPIFLKLAPDLQPSDIDAICKIALDRRLDALIVSNTTITRPESLRSPLAGEAGGLSGKPLAPLALETLRAFRKATGGAIPLIGVGGITSAEDAWQRIRAGASLVQIYSAMVYEGPGLARRIIKGLVERVREAGMTSIAEAVGSE is encoded by the coding sequence ATGCTCTATCGCCTTGCTCGTCCTTTACTTTTTAGCTTGCCGGCTGAAACTGCCCATACCTTGAGCGTGCGTGCGCTGGAGTGTGCCCCCCAGGGGCGCCGGGCCGCGCCCAGGCCTTCGCTGGTCCAGCGGGTGGCGGGAATCGCTTTTCCCAACCCGGTTGGTTTGGCGCCCGGCTACGACAAGAACGGGCAAGTGCCCGATGCCTTGTTCGGGCTGGATTTCGGTTTCGTCGAAATCGGAACGGTTACGCCCAAGCCTCAGGCCGGCAATCCGCGTCCGCGCCTGTTCCGCCTTGTCGAGGACGAGGCTGTGATCAATCGCATGGGGTTCAACAACGATGGCGCCGAAGTGGTCAGCCGCCGGTTGACCCAGCGTCTGGGGCGTCCGGGCATCGTGGGGGCCAATATCGGGGCCAACAAGGATTCGGTCGACCGCGTGGCCGACTATGCCGAGATGACGCGGATCATGGCCCCGCTGGCCACGTATCTGACCGTCAACATCTCCTCGCCCAACACGCCGGGCCTGCGCGCCTTGCAGGACGAGGGCGCGCTCGGCGCGCTGCTCGATGCGGTGCTCGCCGCGCGCGGCACCCACAAGACCCCGATCTTCCTCAAGCTGGCGCCCGATCTCCAGCCTTCGGACATCGATGCGATCTGCAAGATCGCGCTCGACCGGCGGCTCGATGCGCTGATCGTCTCGAACACCACGATCACCCGGCCCGAAAGCCTGCGCTCGCCGCTGGCGGGCGAGGCGGGCGGCCTTTCGGGCAAGCCTCTGGCCCCGCTTGCGCTCGAAACCCTGCGTGCGTTCCGCAAGGCGACCGGCGGCGCCATTCCGCTGATCGGGGTGGGCGGCATCACCAGCGCCGAAGATGCCTGGCAGCGCATCCGGGCCGGGGCCAGCCTCGTCCAGATCTACAGCGCGATGGTCTATGAAGGGCCGGGTCTGGCCCGGCGGATCATCAAGGGGCTGGTCGAGCGCGTGCGCGAGGCAGGCATGACAAGCATTGCAGAGGCCGTCGGGAGCGAATAG
- the metK gene encoding methionine adenosyltransferase has translation MRSDYLFTSESVSEGHPDKVADQISDAIVDLFLGKDPEARIACETLTTTNLVVLAGEIRGKGIMDEAGNWAPGVPEEVEAVVRETVKRIGYEQDGFHWATFRFENNLHPQSAHIAQGVDAGDNKDEGAGDQGIMFGFACDETPDLMPATLDYSHKILQQLATDRHSGAAPFLEPDAKSQVTLRFKDGRPVAATAIVVSTQHQKGYDEGAKEAELHAWVKQAVAKVIPAELLSDQTVYHINPTGSFEIGGPDGDAGLTGRKIIVDTYGGASPHGGGAFSGKDPTKVDRSAAYVTRYLAKNIVAAGLAKRCTIQVAYAIGVSQPLSLYVDTHGTGTVDDAALERAVEAVAKDRLGGLTPRGIRVGLSLNKPIYSVTAAYGHFGRTPDGDQFPWERTDLTEDLKAALDLQAAIA, from the coding sequence ATGCGCAGCGATTACCTGTTCACTTCCGAAAGCGTCTCCGAAGGCCATCCCGACAAGGTGGCGGACCAGATCAGCGACGCCATCGTCGATCTGTTCCTGGGCAAGGACCCCGAAGCGCGCATTGCCTGCGAGACGCTGACCACCACCAACCTGGTCGTCCTGGCCGGCGAAATTCGCGGCAAGGGCATCATGGACGAAGCCGGCAACTGGGCGCCGGGCGTGCCTGAAGAAGTCGAGGCCGTGGTCCGCGAGACCGTCAAGCGCATCGGCTACGAGCAGGACGGCTTCCACTGGGCCACGTTCCGCTTCGAAAACAACCTCCATCCCCAGTCGGCCCACATCGCGCAGGGCGTCGATGCCGGCGACAACAAGGATGAAGGCGCAGGCGACCAGGGCATCATGTTCGGCTTTGCCTGCGACGAGACGCCCGATCTCATGCCCGCGACGCTGGACTACAGCCACAAGATCCTCCAGCAGCTGGCCACCGACCGCCACAGCGGCGCCGCGCCCTTCCTCGAACCCGACGCCAAGAGCCAGGTGACCCTGCGCTTCAAGGATGGCCGCCCCGTGGCCGCCACCGCGATCGTCGTCTCGACCCAGCACCAGAAGGGTTACGACGAAGGCGCCAAGGAAGCCGAACTGCATGCGTGGGTGAAGCAGGCCGTGGCCAAGGTGATCCCGGCCGAGCTGCTTTCGGACCAGACCGTCTACCACATCAACCCGACCGGCAGCTTCGAAATCGGTGGCCCCGATGGCGACGCGGGCCTGACCGGCCGCAAGATCATCGTCGACACCTACGGCGGCGCTTCGCCCCATGGTGGCGGCGCGTTCTCGGGCAAGGACCCGACCAAGGTCGACCGCTCGGCAGCCTATGTCACGCGCTACCTTGCCAAGAACATCGTCGCGGCGGGCCTGGCCAAGCGCTGCACGATCCAGGTGGCCTATGCCATCGGCGTGTCGCAGCCGCTCTCGCTCTATGTCGACACCCACGGCACCGGCACCGTCGATGACGCCGCGCTCGAACGCGCCGTCGAAGCCGTCGCCAAGGACCGTCTGGGCGGCCTCACCCCGCGCGGCATCCGCGTGGGCCTGAGCCTCAACAAGCCGATCTACAGCGTGACCGCCGCCTATGGCCACTTCGGCCGCACGCCCGATGGCGACCAGTTCCCCTGGGAGCGCACCGACCTGACCGAAGACCTCAAGGCCGCGCTCGACCTTCAGGCCGCCATCGCCTGA
- a CDS encoding AMP-dependent synthetase/ligase: protein MPNLVSLFLARADELGEAPFLSARRDGRWQSLSWAQVADQVCLLAQSLRALGLNPGDRVALVSENRPEWCIADIAIMAAGLVTVPTYTTNTERDHLHILENSGARAIIVSNPKLAQPVLAAALHAPCAEHIIGIDPLRQQQAGTLAFHDWASLTQGDPTAFPTSLDAKTARAHVEQRMAGIGREDLACIIYTSGTGGSPRGVRQHHGAILSNVADAATILAEDFALGDEQFLSFLPLSHAYEHTGGQWLPIGVGARIAYAESLEKLASNIEEVRPTIMVVVPRLFEVLRMRIIKQIEKQGRFPVWLMDRALAIAARRQDSGHTRLLDRPLDALIERTLRPKVRARFGGRIKALVSGGAPLNPDVGLFFEAMGLTMLQGYGQTEAGPVIACNRPAAGIRMDTVGPPLAGAEVVIADDGEILVRGELVMHGYWHNDAETARAIRDGWLHTGDIGHIDDHGRIKITDRKKDMIVNDKGDNVSPQKVEGMLTLQPEIAQAMVSGDRRPYIVGLIVPDAEWAMEWSVENDAPHDLAALHQLPAFRAAVRVAVDRVNQNLSVIERVRQFALADEPFAIANEELTPSLKIRRHKIRERYGARIDALYKS, encoded by the coding sequence ATGCCCAATCTTGTCAGCCTGTTTCTGGCCCGCGCCGATGAGCTGGGCGAGGCGCCGTTCCTTTCGGCGCGTCGCGATGGGCGCTGGCAGTCGCTCTCGTGGGCGCAAGTGGCTGATCAGGTCTGCCTGCTGGCGCAGAGCCTGCGCGCGCTGGGGCTCAATCCGGGGGATCGCGTGGCGCTGGTTTCGGAAAACCGGCCCGAATGGTGCATCGCGGATATCGCGATCATGGCCGCCGGGCTGGTCACCGTGCCCACCTACACCACCAATACCGAGCGCGATCACCTGCATATTCTCGAAAATTCGGGGGCGCGGGCGATCATCGTGTCCAATCCGAAGCTGGCCCAGCCGGTGCTGGCTGCTGCGCTCCATGCGCCTTGCGCCGAACACATCATCGGCATCGACCCCTTGCGCCAGCAGCAGGCCGGAACGCTGGCCTTTCACGACTGGGCCAGCCTGACGCAGGGCGATCCGACCGCTTTTCCGACCAGTCTCGACGCCAAAACGGCGCGCGCCCATGTCGAGCAGCGCATGGCCGGGATCGGGCGCGAGGATCTGGCCTGCATCATCTATACCAGCGGCACCGGCGGATCGCCGCGCGGGGTGCGCCAGCACCATGGCGCGATCCTGTCCAACGTCGCGGACGCGGCGACCATCCTGGCCGAGGATTTCGCCCTCGGCGACGAGCAATTCCTCTCGTTCCTGCCGCTCAGCCATGCCTACGAGCACACTGGCGGGCAGTGGCTGCCGATCGGCGTGGGCGCGCGCATCGCCTATGCCGAGAGCCTGGAAAAGCTGGCCTCCAATATCGAGGAAGTGCGGCCCACGATCATGGTCGTCGTGCCGCGCCTGTTCGAGGTCTTGCGCATGCGGATCATCAAGCAGATCGAGAAGCAGGGGCGTTTTCCGGTCTGGCTGATGGATCGCGCGCTGGCGATTGCCGCCCGCCGTCAGGACAGCGGCCATACCCGGCTGCTCGACCGCCCGCTCGATGCGCTGATCGAGCGCACCTTGCGGCCCAAGGTGCGGGCGCGTTTTGGCGGGCGGATCAAGGCGCTGGTCTCGGGCGGGGCGCCGCTCAACCCGGATGTGGGCCTGTTCTTCGAGGCGATGGGGCTCACCATGCTGCAAGGCTATGGCCAGACCGAGGCCGGGCCGGTGATCGCCTGCAACCGCCCCGCCGCGGGCATCCGCATGGACACCGTGGGCCCGCCGCTCGCCGGGGCCGAGGTGGTCATTGCCGATGATGGCGAGATCCTCGTGCGTGGCGAGCTGGTCATGCACGGCTACTGGCACAACGATGCCGAGACGGCCCGCGCGATCCGCGACGGCTGGCTCCACACCGGCGACATCGGGCATATCGACGACCACGGGCGGATCAAGATCACCGACCGCAAGAAGGACATGATCGTCAACGACAAGGGCGACAATGTCTCGCCCCAGAAGGTCGAGGGCATGCTCACGCTCCAGCCCGAGATCGCGCAGGCGATGGTCTCGGGCGACCGGCGGCCCTATATCGTCGGGTTGATCGTGCCCGATGCGGAATGGGCGATGGAATGGTCGGTCGAGAACGACGCGCCCCACGATCTGGCCGCGCTGCACCAGCTCCCGGCCTTCCGCGCCGCCGTGCGCGTGGCGGTGGACCGGGTGAACCAGAATCTCTCGGTGATCGAACGGGTGCGCCAGTTCGCGCTGGCCGACGAACCCTTCGCCATCGCCAACGAGGAACTGACGCCTTCCCTCAAGATCCGCCGCCACAAGATCCGCGAACGCTATGGCGCGCGGATCGACGCACTCTACAAATCCTGA
- the lnt gene encoding apolipoprotein N-acyltransferase, whose amino-acid sequence MTCPLPFTGALPKGREALLLIVAGGLGALGFAPLGLWPLTLAALAVLIARVMAAQGPGRALLVGWLWGWGHFAVGTNWIATAFTYQAQMPAWLGWIAVLMLAIYLALFPALAGLMGWWLARRWALAPIPALAACWILAEWVRGWLFTGFPWNPLAAATLGGFDRPGLARLLPWTGTYALSGLVVVLAGLWLLAVGAARQGRRGRGLALALVPMALFLAPLGGDSGTGSIPFTLVQPNIGQDEINDPTRYEAQFTREATLSLPLHPGARRYVFWPESGVPDLLREGYEPGWYAASTYGGDPLLARARMGRVIGPGAVLLTGATDLIFRKRELVGAWNVVTALDSNGAIVGSYAKAHLVPFGEYLPLRPLLTPLGLSRMVAGETDDWPGPGPRTLDFGAYGLGKVGIQICYEIVFPGHVVDRAHRPDFLFTPSNDGWFGAWGPPQHLAQARLRAIEEGLPVLRSTTNGISAVIDANGAVRAFAPRNTAKRIDGLIPPAKAPTPFSQVGNILALVWGAALLLTAVVASRRLSR is encoded by the coding sequence ATGACATGCCCCCTCCCCTTCACCGGCGCCCTGCCCAAGGGCCGCGAGGCGCTTTTGCTGATCGTGGCCGGGGGCCTTGGCGCGCTGGGCTTTGCGCCGCTGGGCCTGTGGCCGCTCACCCTCGCCGCGCTCGCCGTGCTGATCGCGCGGGTTATGGCCGCGCAAGGGCCGGGCCGCGCGCTGCTGGTCGGCTGGCTCTGGGGCTGGGGCCATTTTGCGGTCGGCACCAACTGGATCGCCACGGCCTTCACCTATCAGGCGCAGATGCCCGCATGGCTGGGCTGGATCGCGGTCCTGATGCTGGCGATCTATCTGGCGCTGTTTCCCGCTCTGGCGGGCCTGATGGGCTGGTGGCTGGCCCGGCGATGGGCGCTCGCGCCGATCCCGGCACTGGCGGCCTGCTGGATTCTGGCCGAATGGGTGCGCGGCTGGCTGTTCACGGGGTTCCCGTGGAATCCGCTGGCCGCCGCGACACTGGGCGGGTTCGACCGTCCGGGCCTCGCCCGCCTGCTGCCCTGGACGGGAACATATGCGCTCTCCGGGCTGGTGGTGGTGCTGGCCGGGCTGTGGCTTCTGGCGGTGGGCGCCGCGCGGCAGGGCCGCCGGGGACGCGGTCTGGCGCTGGCACTGGTGCCGATGGCGCTGTTCCTCGCCCCGCTCGGCGGCGATTCCGGCACAGGGTCGATCCCCTTCACCCTCGTCCAGCCCAATATCGGCCAGGACGAAATCAACGATCCCACCCGCTACGAAGCGCAGTTCACCCGCGAGGCCACGCTGTCCCTGCCGCTCCACCCCGGCGCGCGGCGCTATGTATTCTGGCCCGAAAGCGGCGTGCCCGATCTTCTGCGCGAGGGCTATGAACCGGGCTGGTATGCCGCCAGCACCTATGGCGGCGACCCGTTGCTGGCGCGCGCGCGCATGGGCCGGGTGATCGGGCCGGGCGCGGTGCTGCTGACCGGGGCCACCGACCTGATCTTCCGCAAGCGCGAACTGGTCGGCGCGTGGAACGTGGTGACAGCGCTCGATTCGAACGGGGCCATCGTGGGCAGCTATGCCAAGGCCCACCTCGTGCCCTTTGGCGAATATCTGCCCTTGCGCCCGCTGCTCACCCCGCTCGGCCTCTCGCGGATGGTCGCCGGGGAGACCGACGACTGGCCCGGCCCCGGCCCGCGCACGCTCGATTTCGGTGCATACGGGCTGGGCAAGGTCGGCATCCAGATCTGCTACGAGATCGTCTTCCCGGGCCATGTGGTCGACCGCGCGCATCGCCCCGATTTCCTGTTCACGCCTTCCAATGACGGCTGGTTCGGCGCCTGGGGCCCGCCCCAGCATCTGGCGCAGGCCCGGTTGCGCGCGATCGAGGAAGGCCTGCCGGTCCTGCGTTCGACCACCAACGGCATCTCGGCGGTGATCGACGCGAACGGCGCGGTGCGCGCCTTTGCCCCGCGCAACACGGCCAAGCGTATCGACGGCCTGATCCCCCCTGCAAAGGCCCCTACGCCGTTTTCGCAAGTGGGCAATATATTGGCGCTTGTGTGGGGTGCAGCGCTTCTTTTGACCGCCGTGGTTGCCTCGCGGCGCCTCTCGCGCTAG
- the ggt gene encoding gamma-glutamyltransferase translates to MRSPFRPASVRPARAALALLSPLGLLLSPLVAGAPVLARSPAMVPPSAMPLVPGRTDSVVVGQQGLVSAADPRAADAGAQVLRKGGSATDAALATMLALTVVEPQSSGIGGGGFLLMADAAGKVDSIDGREKAPAAAGPQWFFKDGQPMAFSQARPGGHSVGVPGSLRLAALAHHEHGKLAWRALFGPAIHLARDGFAITPRLHRALTDSAAIAGLDPAGRALFFGADGQPLPVGTIVRNRALATTLEALARHGADWFYTGANARAIAAKVSGAPVNPAPMTTADLAAFRAVPRPAVCGTYRTYRICSMGPPSSGATTVLATLGQLERFDMGALGKDNPVAWHLLAESERLAYADRDQYLADPDFVKVPVAGLIDPAYLAQRSALISDTRAMAHVSAGIPAGITARLAPAKAQPEFGTTHFVAVDRWGNAASYTSTVESAFGSGLMAGGYFLNNELTDFNLDPERDGVVTANRVEGGKRPRSSMSPTVVYGPDGQIRLVVGAAGGATIPAQVLRAIIGVIDWHLTAQQALALPVLFAPGERVCVEQGTELEAIIPTLVAMGHTTAQACAMPLKTNAIERVGTGAGVHWRGAADPRSEGAAIAQ, encoded by the coding sequence ATGCGCTCCCCCTTCCGGCCTGCTTCCGTCCGGCCCGCCCGCGCCGCTCTGGCTCTCCTCTCCCCACTGGGCCTGCTGCTGTCCCCGCTTGTGGCAGGGGCACCGGTTCTGGCCCGCAGCCCGGCCATGGTTCCGCCCTCGGCGATGCCGCTGGTTCCCGGCCGCACCGACAGTGTCGTGGTGGGGCAGCAGGGCCTTGTTTCGGCCGCCGATCCGCGCGCGGCCGATGCGGGCGCGCAGGTCTTGCGCAAGGGGGGATCGGCTACTGATGCCGCGCTGGCGACGATGCTCGCCCTCACCGTGGTCGAGCCGCAAAGCTCGGGGATCGGGGGCGGCGGCTTCCTGCTCATGGCCGATGCGGCGGGCAAGGTGGACAGCATCGACGGGCGCGAGAAGGCCCCCGCCGCTGCCGGGCCGCAGTGGTTCTTCAAGGACGGCCAGCCGATGGCCTTTTCCCAGGCCCGGCCCGGCGGGCACAGCGTGGGCGTGCCCGGTTCGCTGCGTCTGGCCGCGCTGGCCCATCACGAGCATGGCAAGCTGGCGTGGCGCGCGCTGTTCGGCCCGGCCATCCATCTGGCGCGCGACGGGTTCGCGATCACCCCGCGCCTTCATCGTGCGCTGACCGACAGCGCGGCCATTGCCGGGCTCGATCCGGCAGGGCGGGCGCTGTTCTTCGGCGCCGATGGCCAGCCTTTGCCGGTCGGCACGATCGTCCGCAATCGGGCGCTGGCCACCACGCTGGAGGCGCTTGCCCGCCATGGTGCCGACTGGTTCTATACCGGCGCCAATGCCCGCGCGATTGCCGCCAAAGTGAGCGGCGCGCCGGTCAACCCCGCGCCGATGACCACCGCCGATCTGGCCGCGTTCCGCGCGGTGCCGCGCCCGGCGGTCTGCGGAACCTATCGCACCTACCGGATCTGCTCGATGGGGCCGCCGTCTTCGGGAGCGACGACGGTTCTGGCCACGCTGGGCCAGCTCGAACGCTTCGACATGGGCGCGCTGGGCAAGGACAACCCGGTCGCCTGGCACCTTCTGGCCGAGAGCGAGCGCCTCGCCTATGCCGACCGCGACCAGTATCTGGCCGATCCCGATTTCGTGAAGGTGCCCGTGGCCGGGCTGATCGATCCGGCCTATCTGGCGCAGCGGTCGGCGCTGATTTCCGACACGCGCGCGATGGCGCATGTGAGCGCGGGGATTCCCGCCGGGATCACCGCGCGTCTGGCCCCGGCCAAGGCCCAGCCCGAATTCGGCACCACGCATTTCGTGGCCGTCGACCGCTGGGGCAATGCGGCGAGCTATACCTCGACGGTGGAAAGCGCGTTTGGTTCGGGGCTGATGGCCGGGGGCTATTTCCTCAACAACGAACTGACCGACTTCAACCTCGATCCCGAGCGTGACGGGGTGGTCACGGCCAACCGGGTCGAAGGGGGCAAGCGTCCGCGCAGCTCGATGTCGCCCACGGTCGTCTATGGCCCGGATGGCCAGATCCGGCTGGTGGTCGGCGCGGCAGGCGGGGCGACGATCCCCGCGCAAGTCCTGCGGGCGATCATCGGGGTGATCGACTGGCACCTGACCGCGCAGCAGGCCCTTGCCCTGCCGGTGCTGTTCGCGCCGGGCGAGCGGGTCTGTGTCGAGCAGGGCACCGAACTGGAGGCGATCATCCCCACGCTCGTGGCGATGGGGCACACCACGGCGCAGGCTTGTGCAATGCCGCTCAAGACCAATGCCATCGAGCGGGTCGGCACGGGTGCGGGCGTGCATTGGCGGGGCGCGGCAGACCCGCGCAGCGAAGGCGCCGCCATCGCCCAGTAA
- the lldD gene encoding FMN-dependent L-lactate dehydrogenase LldD: protein MIISAPTDFRAAAQRRLPPFLFHYIDGGSGAETTLRRNLADLQDLTIRQNVLRDVAGLSTATSLFGEDMALPVALAPVGLTGMYARRGEVQAARAAAAHGVPFTLSTVSVCPIEEVQSQCPRPIWFQLYVLKDRGFMRNALERAKAAGVRTLVFTVDMPLPGSRYRDAHSGMSGPNAPLRRMVQAMTHPHWAWNVGLRGRPHDLGNVSRYMGKAMALGDYIGWLGANFDPGIGWKDLEWIRAFWDGPMVVKGILEPEDARDAVRFGADGIVVSNHGGRQLDGTLSSVSALPRIADAVKGDIRILADSGVRTGLDVVRMLASGADAVMLGRAFIYALAARGGEGVGQLLDLIARDMRVTMALTGARTLADIGAHTLA, encoded by the coding sequence ATGATCATTTCCGCCCCCACCGACTTTCGCGCCGCCGCACAGCGCCGGCTGCCGCCGTTCCTGTTCCACTACATCGACGGAGGCTCGGGCGCCGAGACGACCTTGCGCCGCAATCTGGCGGATCTTCAGGATCTGACCATTCGCCAGAACGTGTTGCGCGATGTGGCGGGGCTGAGCACGGCGACGAGCCTGTTCGGCGAGGACATGGCCTTGCCCGTGGCGCTCGCGCCGGTCGGCCTGACGGGCATGTATGCGCGGCGTGGCGAGGTGCAGGCGGCCCGCGCGGCGGCGGCCCACGGTGTCCCGTTCACGCTCTCGACGGTCTCGGTCTGCCCGATCGAGGAAGTCCAGTCGCAGTGCCCGCGTCCGATCTGGTTCCAGCTCTATGTGCTCAAGGACCGGGGCTTCATGCGCAATGCGCTCGAACGGGCCAAGGCCGCGGGGGTCAGGACGCTGGTCTTCACCGTCGACATGCCGCTGCCCGGTTCGCGCTATCGCGATGCCCATTCGGGTATGTCGGGCCCCAATGCCCCGCTGCGGCGGATGGTCCAGGCGATGACCCATCCGCACTGGGCCTGGAACGTGGGCCTGCGTGGACGCCCCCACGATCTGGGCAATGTCTCGCGTTATATGGGCAAGGCCATGGCGCTGGGCGATTATATCGGCTGGCTGGGCGCGAATTTCGATCCGGGGATTGGGTGGAAGGATCTCGAATGGATCCGCGCGTTCTGGGACGGGCCGATGGTGGTCAAGGGCATCCTCGAACCCGAGGATGCGCGCGATGCGGTGCGCTTCGGGGCGGACGGGATCGTCGTTTCGAACCATGGGGGGCGCCAGCTCGACGGCACGCTCTCGTCGGTCAGCGCGCTGCCGCGCATCGCCGATGCGGTGAAGGGGGATATTCGCATCCTCGCCGATTCCGGGGTGCGCACCGGGCTCGACGTGGTGCGCATGCTCGCCAGCGGCGCTGATGCGGTGATGCTGGGGCGGGCGTTCATCTATGCGCTGGCGGCGCGCGGCGGCGAGGGGGTGGGGCAATTGCTCGACCTGATCGCGCGCGACATGCGGGTGACCATGGCGCTGACCGGCGCGCGCACGCTGGCCGATATTGGCGCGCACACGCTTGCCTGA